One genomic window of Candidatus Pseudobacter hemicellulosilyticus includes the following:
- a CDS encoding NAD(P)/FAD-dependent oxidoreductase — MNNVHSSIARRPRLIVIGGGAAGFFCAVNAARLAPGLSVTILEKSNKVLSKVKVSGGGRCNVTHACFSIADMVRRYPRGANFLKKAFHHFFTEDTIAWFGERGVALKTEADGRMFPASNNSGTIIDCLVAELNRYGVELRLQADVRELSRQPETGIYQVQLANGRSLEAEYICVACGGFPKDSMFDWLRPLGHTIEAPVPSLFTFNMPGNPITGLMGVALDAQVRITGSKLQEQGPVLITHWGLSGPAVLRLSAWGARELAAKDYQFSILVNWLPAYNEQSLREKLQQLRYELAGQKTGQRNPLELPQRLWEYLLEQSGINMDTRWADLPAKEQNKLIRNCCAQEHTVKGKTTFKEEFVTAGGIALATVEAGSMQSKLLPGLFFAGEILDVDGVTGGFNFQHAWTSGFIAATSISKLATAE; from the coding sequence GTGAATAATGTACATTCTTCCATAGCCCGGCGGCCGCGGCTCATCGTTATTGGTGGGGGCGCCGCCGGTTTCTTTTGCGCCGTCAATGCCGCCAGGCTGGCGCCCGGCCTGTCTGTCACCATCCTGGAAAAAAGCAATAAGGTGCTGTCCAAGGTGAAAGTCTCCGGCGGGGGCCGCTGCAATGTGACCCATGCCTGCTTTTCCATTGCCGACATGGTCCGCCGCTACCCGCGGGGCGCCAATTTCCTCAAGAAGGCCTTCCATCATTTTTTTACTGAAGACACTATTGCCTGGTTCGGGGAGCGGGGCGTGGCCCTGAAAACAGAGGCGGATGGCCGTATGTTCCCGGCCAGCAACAATTCCGGGACAATCATCGACTGCCTGGTGGCCGAGCTGAACCGCTATGGCGTGGAACTCAGGCTGCAGGCCGATGTCCGTGAGTTGAGCCGTCAGCCAGAAACCGGTATTTACCAGGTGCAGCTGGCCAATGGCCGCTCACTGGAAGCCGAGTATATCTGTGTTGCCTGTGGCGGTTTTCCTAAAGACAGTATGTTTGACTGGCTCCGGCCTCTGGGCCATACCATTGAAGCGCCGGTCCCTTCACTGTTCACCTTCAATATGCCGGGTAATCCCATCACCGGGCTGATGGGCGTAGCGCTGGATGCGCAGGTGCGCATTACCGGTAGTAAGCTGCAGGAACAGGGGCCTGTGCTCATCACCCACTGGGGGCTGAGCGGACCAGCCGTATTGCGGCTCTCTGCCTGGGGTGCAAGGGAACTGGCGGCCAAAGATTACCAGTTCAGTATCCTGGTGAACTGGCTGCCCGCTTACAATGAACAGAGCCTCCGGGAGAAACTGCAGCAGCTGCGGTATGAACTGGCGGGACAGAAAACAGGGCAGCGCAATCCACTGGAGCTGCCGCAAAGACTCTGGGAATACCTGCTGGAGCAGTCTGGCATTAATATGGATACGCGCTGGGCCGACCTGCCCGCCAAAGAGCAGAACAAGCTGATCAGGAACTGCTGTGCGCAGGAGCATACCGTGAAAGGGAAGACCACTTTCAAGGAAGAATTTGTAACAGCCGGCGGTATCGCATTAGCTACCGTAGAGGCAGGCAGCATGCAGAGCAAACTATTGCCCGGCCTGTTCTTTGCGGGGGAGATCCTGGATGTGGACGGCGTTACGGGCGGCTTCAATTTCCAGCATGCCTGGACCAGCGGCTTTATAGCCGCTACCAGCATCAGCAAACTGGCCACTGCAGAATAG
- the map gene encoding type I methionyl aminopeptidase, whose amino-acid sequence MIHYKNAAEIELMRQSALLVSQTLTEIAKVLKPGMTTLHIDQLVGEIIHGFGGVPSFLNFHGYPFNSCTSVNDVVVHGFPNKNELQDGDIISVDVGVYKNGFHGDHAYTFAIGDVSQDKLDLIRITKESLYKGIEKAMAGNRVGDISHAIQQHTEKKYGYGVVRELVGHGLGRSMHEDPQVPNYGRRGEGPKLKEGLVLAIEPMINMGVKEVYTEDDGWTVRTKDGKPSVHFEHDVCVQKGRADILSDYSIIEAAEYANPNLKTENAVVQPTT is encoded by the coding sequence ATGATCCATTACAAGAATGCGGCCGAGATAGAACTGATGCGGCAAAGCGCCCTGTTGGTCAGCCAGACCCTCACCGAGATCGCGAAGGTCCTGAAACCAGGTATGACCACCCTCCATATTGACCAGCTGGTAGGGGAGATCATCCATGGTTTTGGCGGCGTGCCCTCTTTCCTCAATTTCCACGGTTATCCTTTTAACTCCTGCACTTCTGTGAATGATGTGGTAGTGCATGGTTTTCCCAATAAGAATGAACTGCAGGACGGGGATATCATTTCCGTGGATGTAGGCGTATACAAGAACGGTTTCCATGGTGATCATGCCTATACTTTTGCCATCGGCGATGTGAGCCAGGATAAATTGGACCTGATCCGCATTACCAAGGAATCCCTGTACAAAGGCATCGAGAAAGCCATGGCCGGCAACCGGGTAGGTGATATTTCCCATGCCATCCAGCAGCATACAGAAAAGAAATACGGGTATGGCGTAGTGCGGGAACTGGTAGGTCATGGCCTGGGCCGCAGCATGCATGAGGATCCGCAGGTGCCCAACTATGGCCGCCGCGGGGAAGGACCCAAGCTGAAGGAAGGATTGGTACTGGCCATTGAGCCGATGATCAATATGGGCGTGAAGGAAGTGTATACCGAAGACGACGGCTGGACCGTTCGTACTAAGGACGGCAAGCCTTCCGTGCATTTTGAACACGATGTCTGTGTGCAGAAAGGCAGGGCCGATATCCTGTCGGACTACAGCATCATTGAAGCAGCAGAATATGCCAATCCCAACCTGAAGACCGAGAACGCTGTAGTGCAGCCAACGACTTAG
- the secY gene encoding preprotein translocase subunit SecY: MKKFIQTLKNIWSIEELRSKILVTLTLIAVYRLGTHIVLPGIDPSKINTAGSGSGILGLIDAFAGGAFSQASILALGIMPYISASIFIQLMTILYPPFQKLQKEGESGRKKINQYTRYLTVVVTLLQASAYVAYLNQTNHEAMLESYRGYFWLSTTVILSAGTLFVMWLAERITDKGLGNGSSVIIMVGILARLPQSLWQEWGAQSNKGGGGLLIFVIEIAILIAIIMGLIVLIQGVRKIPVQYAKQIVGNRQFGGARQFLPLKVNSSGVMPIIFAQAIMFLPTLLSNFETTRGMAKVFSDHSNFWYMVIYAVMVIGFTFLYTALIFNPKQIADDLKRNNGFIPGVKPGQPTADYIGAVMDKITLPGAVLLAVVGILPGFAQRLGVQQSFSTFFGGTSLLIMVGVILDTLQQIETQLLMRQYDGLMKSGRVQGRQAVSPASSM; this comes from the coding sequence GTGAAAAAGTTCATTCAAACGCTGAAGAATATATGGAGCATTGAGGAGTTGAGAAGTAAGATACTCGTAACACTGACCTTGATTGCCGTATATCGTTTAGGAACGCACATTGTATTGCCCGGTATCGATCCCAGCAAGATCAACACCGCAGGATCCGGCAGCGGCATCCTCGGACTGATCGATGCATTTGCCGGTGGCGCGTTCTCCCAGGCCTCTATCCTGGCCCTGGGTATCATGCCGTATATCTCTGCCTCTATCTTTATCCAGCTGATGACCATTCTCTATCCTCCTTTCCAGAAACTACAGAAAGAAGGGGAGAGCGGAAGGAAAAAGATCAACCAGTATACCCGTTACCTGACCGTAGTGGTAACCTTGCTGCAGGCAAGCGCTTATGTGGCTTACCTGAACCAAACCAACCACGAGGCCATGCTGGAGTCCTACCGTGGTTATTTCTGGCTGTCTACCACTGTTATCCTCTCTGCCGGTACCCTCTTTGTGATGTGGCTGGCTGAAAGGATCACTGACAAAGGACTGGGTAACGGTTCTTCTGTCATTATCATGGTGGGTATCCTGGCCCGTCTGCCGCAGTCCCTGTGGCAGGAGTGGGGCGCACAATCCAACAAAGGCGGCGGCGGCCTCCTGATCTTCGTGATCGAGATCGCTATCCTGATCGCCATCATCATGGGTCTGATTGTCCTGATCCAGGGTGTACGCAAAATACCGGTCCAATACGCCAAGCAGATCGTCGGTAACCGCCAGTTTGGTGGCGCCCGTCAGTTCCTGCCCCTGAAAGTGAACAGCTCCGGTGTAATGCCCATCATCTTCGCCCAGGCTATCATGTTCCTGCCCACCCTGCTGTCCAACTTCGAAACAACCCGGGGTATGGCCAAGGTGTTCAGTGACCATAGCAACTTCTGGTACATGGTGATCTATGCAGTAATGGTGATTGGTTTCACCTTCCTGTACACCGCCCTGATCTTCAACCCCAAACAGATCGCTGACGATCTGAAGCGCAATAATGGTTTTATCCCCGGCGTAAAACCCGGTCAACCCACTGCTGATTATATCGGCGCGGTAATGGATAAGATCACACTGCCTGGCGCCGTGCTGCTGGCTGTGGTAGGTATCCTGCCCGGTTTTGCACAACGCCTCGGTGTTCAGCAATCCTTCTCCACCTTCTTCGGCGGTACATCCCTGCTGATCATGGTGGGTGTGATCCTGGATACCCTCCAGCAGATCGAGACCCAGTTGCTGATGAGGCAATATGATGGTCTGATGAAGAGCGGTCGCGTCCAGGGACGCCAGGCTGTATCGCCTGCTTCCTCGATGTAA
- the rplO gene encoding 50S ribosomal protein L15: MKLHEIRPAQGATHKEKRLGRGEASGKGGTSTKGNKGGQSRAGYQRKNAHEGGQMPIQRRLPKRGFKNPHRVEYKVFNLGQVEHLVEKYELKEFSLENLYINGLVSRTDLVKVLGNGELKTKVDFRINAISDKAKAAIEALGGKVEIVK, encoded by the coding sequence ATGAAATTACATGAGATCAGGCCTGCACAAGGCGCAACGCATAAAGAAAAGAGGTTAGGTCGTGGTGAAGCTTCCGGTAAAGGTGGCACTTCTACCAAAGGTAACAAAGGTGGTCAGAGCCGTGCTGGTTACCAGCGTAAGAACGCTCACGAAGGTGGTCAGATGCCTATCCAGCGTCGTCTGCCCAAACGTGGCTTCAAAAACCCGCACCGCGTTGAATATAAAGTGTTCAACCTCGGCCAGGTAGAACACCTGGTTGAAAAGTACGAACTGAAAGAGTTCTCCCTGGAGAACCTGTACATAAATGGTTTGGTGAGCAGAACAGACCTCGTAAAAGTGCTCGGCAATGGCGAACTGAAGACCAAAGTGGACTTCAGGATCAACGCTATCAGCGACAAGGCCAAAGCGGCCATCGAAGCCTTAGGAGGGAAAGTGGAAATAGTAAAGTAA
- the rpmD gene encoding 50S ribosomal protein L30, which translates to MAKIKVTQIKSAIDRPERQKLTLKALGLHKLNVTKEVEATPQILGMIRKVTHLVKVEEA; encoded by the coding sequence ATGGCAAAAATCAAAGTAACACAGATAAAAAGTGCAATTGACAGGCCTGAGCGTCAGAAGCTGACCCTGAAGGCGCTTGGACTGCACAAGCTTAATGTAACCAAAGAAGTAGAAGCTACTCCCCAGATCCTGGGTATGATCCGTAAGGTGACCCACCTGGTGAAAGTAGAAGAAGCTTAA
- the rpsE gene encoding 30S ribosomal protein S5 codes for MSKVILNRVKAGDLELKEKVVAINRVVKTTKGGRAFSFSALVVVGNGNGVVGQGLGKAKEVQEAITKGIEDAKKNLIKVPIMKGTIPHDQLTKVGAAKVLIKPAAHGTGVIAGGSMRAVLESAGVTDVLAKSLGSANPHNVVKATVMALAELREPITVAKNRRLNLKKVFNG; via the coding sequence ATGTCAAAAGTTATTTTAAACAGAGTTAAAGCCGGCGATCTGGAGTTGAAAGAGAAAGTGGTTGCCATTAACCGTGTTGTAAAAACTACCAAAGGCGGTCGTGCCTTCAGTTTCTCTGCACTGGTTGTGGTAGGTAACGGCAACGGCGTTGTAGGCCAGGGTCTGGGTAAGGCGAAAGAAGTTCAGGAAGCTATCACCAAAGGCATTGAAGATGCCAAGAAGAACCTGATCAAAGTTCCCATCATGAAAGGTACTATCCCTCATGACCAGCTCACCAAGGTTGGCGCTGCCAAAGTACTGATCAAACCCGCCGCCCACGGTACCGGTGTAATTGCCGGAGGCAGCATGCGTGCTGTGCTGGAAAGCGCTGGTGTAACTGACGTACTGGCTAAATCTCTGGGTTCTGCTAACCCCCATAACGTGGTAAAAGCTACCGTTATGGCGCTGGCTGAACTGCGTGAGCCTATTACTGTGGCCAAGAATCGCAGACTGAACCTGAAGAAAGTTTTTAACGGATAA
- the rplR gene encoding 50S ribosomal protein L18 — protein MNTKSEKKQKIRYRIRKKVAGTAAKPRLAVFRSNADIYVQLIDDENGKTLAAASSRDKDIAAQKTTKVEKSKLVGQAIARKATEFGITIIVFDRGGNLYHGRVKSVADGAREGGLQF, from the coding sequence ATGAACACGAAATCAGAAAAAAAACAGAAGATCCGCTACCGCATTCGCAAGAAAGTGGCTGGTACTGCGGCCAAACCCAGGCTGGCGGTTTTCCGGAGCAACGCGGATATCTATGTACAGCTGATCGACGACGAGAACGGTAAAACGCTGGCGGCTGCTTCTTCCCGCGATAAGGACATCGCTGCCCAGAAAACTACCAAAGTGGAGAAGAGCAAGCTGGTAGGTCAGGCTATTGCCCGCAAAGCCACTGAATTTGGCATCACTATCATCGTTTTTGATCGTGGTGGCAACCTGTACCATGGCCGTGTGAAAAGCGTGGCTGATGGCGCCCGTGAAGGAGGTCTCCAGTTCTAA
- the rplF gene encoding 50S ribosomal protein L6, whose protein sequence is MSRIGKQPVTIPSGVTASIGKDNILAIKGPKGELKQAIDRDIKVEINGSEVIFTRPTDQIRHRAMHGLYRALVANMVKGVTEGFKRNLELVGVGYKASNQGNLLDLSLGYSHNILFEVPNELKVATAQEKGQNPTISLEGIDKQLIGQVAAKLRSLRKPEPYKGKGVKYVGEVIRRKAGKAAGK, encoded by the coding sequence ATGTCTCGTATAGGTAAACAACCGGTAACTATTCCCAGCGGCGTTACTGCCAGCATCGGCAAGGACAATATCCTGGCCATCAAAGGTCCCAAAGGTGAACTGAAACAAGCTATTGACCGCGATATCAAAGTGGAGATCAATGGCAGTGAAGTGATCTTCACCCGTCCTACTGACCAGATCCGTCACCGCGCTATGCACGGTCTGTACCGCGCCCTGGTAGCCAATATGGTGAAAGGTGTTACTGAAGGTTTCAAAAGGAACCTGGAACTGGTGGGTGTAGGTTATAAAGCCTCCAACCAGGGTAATTTGCTGGACCTGTCCCTGGGTTACTCTCACAACATCCTGTTTGAAGTGCCCAACGAACTGAAAGTGGCTACCGCCCAGGAAAAAGGGCAGAACCCCACTATCAGCCTGGAAGGGATCGACAAACAGCTGATTGGCCAGGTAGCTGCCAAACTGCGCAGCCTGCGTAAACCCGAGCCTTACAAAGGAAAAGGTGTTAAATACGTTGGCGAGGTTATCCGTCGTAAAGCTGGTAAAGCTGCTGGTAAATAA
- the rpsH gene encoding 30S ribosomal protein S8, which yields MVTDPIADFLTRVRNAQLAGHRIVEIPASNLKKRITEILYDQGYILKYKFEDDNKQGVIKIALKYDAASKEPAIKSLERISRPGLRQYASPAEFKRVKNGLGIAIVSTSQGVMTDKQAKVQNVGGEVLCYIY from the coding sequence ATGGTTACTGATCCTATAGCAGATTTTCTGACAAGAGTTCGTAATGCGCAGCTGGCTGGCCACCGGATCGTTGAGATCCCTGCCTCCAATCTGAAAAAACGCATCACGGAGATCCTGTACGATCAAGGCTATATCCTGAAATATAAATTCGAGGATGATAACAAACAAGGCGTGATCAAGATCGCCCTGAAATATGATGCTGCCTCCAAAGAGCCTGCTATCAAATCCCTCGAAAGAATCAGCCGTCCAGGTCTGCGCCAGTACGCCAGCCCCGCTGAATTCAAACGCGTGAAGAATGGCCTGGGCATTGCTATCGTGAGCACTTCCCAGGGAGTGATGACCGACAAGCAGGCCAAAGTGCAGAACGTTGGCGGCGAAGTACTGTGCTATATCTATTAA
- the rpsN gene encoding 30S ribosomal protein S14, translating into MAKESVKARQRKRERMVAQYAEKRAALKAAGEWGKLDELPKNSSTVRLKNRCQLTGRPKGYMRYFGLSRVTFREMALNGKIPGIRKASW; encoded by the coding sequence ATGGCAAAAGAGTCAGTAAAAGCCAGACAAAGAAAAAGAGAACGTATGGTAGCTCAGTACGCTGAAAAGCGCGCTGCACTGAAAGCCGCCGGAGAATGGGGAAAGCTGGACGAGCTCCCAAAGAACTCTTCTACTGTTCGCCTGAAGAACCGTTGCCAGTTAACTGGCCGTCCTAAAGGTTACATGCGTTACTTTGGTCTTTCCCGCGTAACCTTCCGTGAAATGGCACTGAACGGCAAGATCCCGGGCATAAGGAAAGCCTCCTGGTAA
- the rplE gene encoding 50S ribosomal protein L5 — protein MSTTTYKPRLADKYKNEVVPALMKRFSYGSVMQVPKLEKICLNRGVNGAVSDKKLVDIAIDELSNITGQKAVATLSKKDISNFKLRKAMPIGARVTLRGTKMFEFLDRLISTALPRVRDFKGINDKAFDGRGNYTLGVTEQIIFPEIDIDKVNKITGLDITFVTTAGTNEEAFELLKELGMPFKNIKKD, from the coding sequence ATGAGCACAACAACATATAAACCGAGACTGGCAGACAAGTATAAGAATGAGGTTGTACCTGCCCTGATGAAGCGCTTCAGCTATGGCAGCGTGATGCAGGTTCCCAAACTGGAGAAGATCTGCCTGAACCGTGGTGTGAATGGCGCCGTGAGCGACAAGAAGCTGGTGGATATTGCTATTGATGAACTGTCGAATATCACTGGTCAGAAAGCTGTAGCTACCCTGTCTAAAAAGGACATCTCTAACTTTAAGCTCCGTAAGGCTATGCCCATCGGCGCCAGGGTTACCCTCCGTGGTACCAAGATGTTTGAATTCCTGGACAGGCTCATCTCTACTGCACTGCCCCGCGTTCGTGACTTCAAAGGTATTAATGACAAGGCTTTCGACGGCCGCGGCAACTATACCCTCGGTGTTACTGAACAGATCATCTTCCCGGAGATCGATATCGACAAAGTGAACAAGATCACCGGTCTGGATATCACTTTCGTTACTACGGCTGGTACCAATGAAGAAGCTTTCGAGCTGCTGAAAGAGCTGGGTATGCCGTTCAAGAACATCAAAAAAGACTAA
- the rplX gene encoding 50S ribosomal protein L24 has product MSNRFKPKFNIKKGDTVVVIAGDDKDAAKPRKVLEVFPDKAKVLVEGVNIITRHTKPSAQNTKGGIVKKEAPMHISNVMLWDAKKGEGTKIKRTREEGKLVRVSKKSGEVIK; this is encoded by the coding sequence ATGAGCAACAGATTCAAACCTAAGTTCAATATTAAAAAAGGCGATACGGTAGTAGTGATCGCCGGTGATGACAAGGACGCAGCAAAGCCCCGCAAGGTGCTGGAAGTGTTTCCTGACAAAGCCAAAGTACTGGTGGAAGGCGTGAATATCATTACCCGCCACACCAAACCCTCCGCCCAGAATACCAAAGGTGGTATTGTGAAGAAAGAAGCCCCCATGCACATCTCTAACGTGATGCTCTGGGATGCCAAGAAGGGTGAAGGCACCAAGATCAAACGTACCCGCGAAGAAGGAAAGCTGGTACGCGTTTCTAAAAAATCAGGTGAGGTTATTAAGTAA
- the rplN gene encoding 50S ribosomal protein L14, which produces MIQQESRLNVADNSGAKEVLCIRVLGNSGQDYARIGDKIVVTVKDAIPAGGIKKGTVVKAVIVRTKNKLRRKDGSYIRFDDNAVVLLNASDEPRGTRIFGPVARELRDKGYMKIISLAPEVL; this is translated from the coding sequence ATGATTCAGCAAGAAAGCAGATTAAACGTAGCTGATAATAGTGGCGCCAAAGAAGTGTTGTGCATTCGTGTGCTGGGCAACAGTGGTCAGGACTATGCCAGGATCGGCGATAAGATCGTTGTAACGGTGAAGGATGCTATCCCTGCCGGTGGTATCAAAAAAGGCACCGTGGTTAAAGCGGTGATCGTACGTACCAAAAACAAACTGCGCCGCAAAGACGGATCCTATATCCGTTTTGACGACAATGCAGTTGTACTGTTGAACGCTTCTGACGAACCCCGTGGCACGCGGATCTTTGGACCCGTAGCCAGGGAACTCCGGGATAAAGGATACATGAAGATCATCTCTCTGGCTCCCGAAGTACTGTAA
- the rpsQ gene encoding 30S ribosomal protein S17, which translates to MSERNLRKTRTGVVTSNKMVKTITVAVERKVKHPIYGKFVKKTTKFHAHDEKSECTVGDVVKIMETRPLSKTKRWRLVEVVEKAK; encoded by the coding sequence ATGTCCGAAAGAAATTTGCGTAAAACAAGAACCGGTGTGGTAACCAGTAATAAAATGGTAAAAACCATCACCGTTGCCGTAGAAAGAAAGGTAAAACACCCTATCTATGGCAAGTTCGTAAAAAAGACCACCAAGTTCCATGCTCATGACGAGAAGAGCGAATGCACCGTTGGTGATGTGGTGAAGATCATGGAAACACGCCCCCTCAGCAAAACAAAACGCTGGAGACTGGTGGAAGTGGTAGAAAAAGCAAAATAA
- the rpmC gene encoding 50S ribosomal protein L29: MSNKIEFVKSLQELSASDLTARIQEDELRLKKLEFAHAISPLENPMSIRSLRKDIARLKTELTKKKANA, encoded by the coding sequence ATGTCAAATAAAATAGAGTTCGTAAAAAGCCTGCAGGAACTGAGTGCATCTGACCTGACGGCCAGGATCCAGGAAGATGAGCTGCGTCTCAAGAAGCTGGAGTTCGCCCATGCCATCTCTCCCCTGGAGAACCCGATGAGCATCCGCAGCCTGCGCAAGGATATCGCCCGGTTGAAGACTGAACTGACGAAGAAAAAAGCAAACGCCTAA
- the rplP gene encoding 50S ribosomal protein L16 encodes MLQPKRTKHRKAQKGRIREVAKRGSTISFGSFALKAMEPIWMTNRQIESARQAMTRAMKREGNVWIRIFPDKPITRKPLEVRMGKGKGNPEFWAAVVEPGRILFECDGVPETVAKEAMELAAQKLPIKTKFIVRRDYQA; translated from the coding sequence ATGTTACAGCCTAAAAGAACGAAACACAGGAAAGCGCAGAAAGGGCGCATCCGGGAAGTAGCAAAACGTGGCTCCACCATCTCTTTCGGTTCTTTCGCTCTGAAAGCCATGGAACCGATCTGGATGACTAACCGTCAGATCGAGTCTGCCCGTCAGGCAATGACCCGTGCTATGAAACGTGAAGGTAATGTGTGGATCCGCATTTTCCCTGATAAACCCATTACCCGCAAACCTCTTGAAGTTCGTATGGGTAAAGGTAAAGGTAACCCTGAATTCTGGGCTGCTGTAGTAGAACCGGGCCGTATCCTGTTCGAATGCGATGGTGTTCCTGAAACTGTAGCCAAAGAAGCAATGGAGCTGGCTGCACAGAAGCTGCCCATCAAGACAAAATTCATTGTTCGCAGGGATTACCAGGCTTAA
- the rpsC gene encoding 30S ribosomal protein S3, with the protein MGQKTNPIGARLGIIRGWESNWYGNKKDFSTKLIEDNRIRTYLNARINKGGISKIVIERTLNKLIVTIHTSKPGIIIGKGGNEVDRIKEELKKLTGKEDVQINILEIRRPELDAMIVGDTIARQIENRINYKRAIKMAIASALRMGAEGIKIKVSGRLAGAEIARTEEIKQGRTPLHTLRMDIDYANVFALTVYGKIGIKVWICKGEILGKRDLNPNFVGGKSDVSDRRDRRDGEGGDRRGGFGDRGGRGGDRRGGGGGGDRRGGGGGGQRRDNNRRTN; encoded by the coding sequence ATGGGTCAGAAAACAAATCCTATTGGTGCCAGGTTAGGAATCATCCGTGGTTGGGAATCTAACTGGTATGGTAACAAAAAAGATTTTTCTACCAAGCTGATCGAGGACAACCGTATCAGGACCTACCTGAACGCCCGTATCAACAAAGGAGGGATCTCCAAGATCGTTATCGAGCGTACGCTCAACAAACTGATCGTTACCATCCATACTTCCAAACCCGGTATCATCATAGGAAAGGGTGGGAATGAGGTAGACCGTATCAAAGAAGAGCTGAAGAAATTGACCGGTAAAGAAGACGTTCAGATCAACATCCTCGAGATCCGCCGCCCGGAACTGGATGCCATGATCGTAGGTGATACTATCGCCCGTCAGATCGAAAACCGTATCAACTATAAAAGGGCCATCAAAATGGCTATCGCTTCTGCCCTCCGTATGGGAGCTGAAGGGATCAAGATCAAAGTAAGCGGTCGTCTGGCCGGTGCTGAGATCGCCCGTACAGAAGAGATCAAACAGGGCCGTACGCCGCTGCATACCCTGCGGATGGATATCGATTACGCCAACGTGTTTGCACTCACTGTATACGGTAAGATCGGTATCAAGGTATGGATCTGTAAAGGTGAGATCCTGGGCAAACGTGATCTGAACCCCAACTTTGTTGGTGGCAAGAGCGACGTGAGCGACCGCAGGGACCGGAGAGATGGAGAAGGCGGAGATCGTCGTGGTGGTTTTGGTGACCGTGGTGGCCGTGGCGGTGATCGCCGTGGTGGCGGCGGTGGCGGAGATCGTCGTGGTGGCGGTGGTGGCGGACAACGCCGGGACAACAACCGCAGGACTAACTAA
- the rplV gene encoding 50S ribosomal protein L22, translated as MEAVAKLRNYPTSPRRMRLLADEIRGMEVEKALALLEHHPQHSATPLSKLLKSAISNWEQKNNGSSVADAGLVVKTIFVDGARTLKRMLPAPQGRAYRLRKRSNHVTLIVDAKN; from the coding sequence ATGGAAGCAGTAGCTAAACTCAGAAATTATCCCACATCGCCCCGCAGAATGCGTCTGCTGGCAGATGAGATCCGTGGTATGGAAGTAGAGAAAGCATTGGCATTGCTGGAGCATCATCCCCAACACTCTGCAACACCCCTGTCTAAATTGCTGAAAAGTGCTATCAGCAACTGGGAGCAGAAGAATAACGGTTCAAGCGTGGCTGATGCAGGACTGGTGGTTAAGACCATTTTTGTTGACGGTGCCCGCACGCTGAAAAGGATGTTACCCGCCCCCCAGGGCAGGGCTTACCGCCTTCGCAAGCGCAGCAATCACGTGACGTTAATAGTAGATGCTAAAAACTAA
- the rpsS gene encoding 30S ribosomal protein S19, with the protein MARSVKKGPYVAPKLEQKVLAINEGKSKKGVIKTWSRRSTITPDFVGHTLAVHNGNKFIPVYVTEFMVGHKLGEFAPTRNFKGHSSKKVA; encoded by the coding sequence ATGGCTCGTTCAGTAAAAAAAGGTCCTTATGTAGCTCCCAAACTGGAGCAGAAAGTATTGGCCATTAACGAAGGCAAATCCAAGAAAGGGGTTATCAAAACCTGGAGCCGTCGTTCTACCATTACGCCTGACTTCGTAGGACATACACTGGCTGTGCACAATGGCAACAAGTTCATCCCTGTTTATGTGACTGAGTTCATGGTAGGTCACAAACTCGGAGAGTTTGCTCCCACGCGCAACTTTAAAGGACACTCAAGTAAAAAAGTAGCTTAA